A genomic window from Arthrobacter globiformis includes:
- a CDS encoding TetR/AcrR family transcriptional regulator: MTGAQRRSQLIEVGRALFAMRGLDGTTIEEIAASAGVSKPVIYEHFGSKEGLYTQVVEYEFRILLADINNALADEAKPRVLVERAALALLTYIEERTDGFRILMRDAPPSQPEGAFSTLLSHVTARVEHILSDEFARRGFSAADGAMYAQMLVGMVAMTGQWWQDARQPDKRAVAAHLVNLAWNGLTGLKKEPELRSEP; the protein is encoded by the coding sequence ATGACCGGAGCCCAGCGCCGGTCCCAGCTCATCGAAGTAGGGCGGGCCCTGTTCGCGATGCGGGGGCTGGACGGCACCACCATCGAGGAGATCGCCGCCTCCGCCGGCGTTTCCAAGCCCGTGATCTACGAGCACTTCGGCTCGAAGGAGGGCCTGTACACGCAGGTTGTCGAGTACGAGTTCCGAATCCTGCTCGCCGATATCAACAACGCCCTGGCCGACGAAGCCAAGCCGCGCGTCCTCGTGGAGCGCGCCGCGCTGGCCCTGCTCACCTACATCGAGGAACGCACCGACGGCTTCCGCATCCTCATGCGGGACGCTCCCCCGTCCCAGCCCGAAGGCGCCTTTTCCACGCTGCTCTCCCACGTGACAGCCCGGGTTGAACACATCCTGTCCGACGAATTCGCCCGCCGCGGGTTCAGCGCAGCCGACGGCGCCATGTACGCCCAGATGCTCGTAGGCATGGTGGCGATGACGGGCCAATGGTGGCAGGACGCCCGCCAGCCCGACAAACGGGCTGTGGCCGCCCACCTGGTCAACCTCGCCTGGAACGGCCTGACCGGCCTCAAAAAGGAGCCGGAACTCCGCAGCGAGCCGTGA
- the glmU gene encoding bifunctional UDP-N-acetylglucosamine diphosphorylase/glucosamine-1-phosphate N-acetyltransferase GlmU gives MSPEKSGPAAVIVLAAGAGTRMKSRTPKILHEIGGRSMVGHALLAARSISPQRLALVVRHERDRVAAHLTELDPDALIVDQDEVPGTGRAVEVALEALDAKEPIAGTVVVTYGDVPLLTGEMLSELVSTHEREGNAITVLTAILDDATGYGRILRGDDGTVTGIREHKDATDAERAIREINSGIYAFDAAVLRDALRHVTTDNSQGEKYLTDVLGLAREAGGRVAAVVTADRWQVEGANDRVQLAALGAEHNRRIVEAWMRAGVTVVDPATTWIDSTVTLAEDVRILPNTQLHGATTVARDAVVGPDSTLTDVSIGEGAKVTRTHGSGAEIGAGASVGPFTYLRPGTVLGETGKIGAFYETKNVRIGRGSKLSHLGYAGDAEIGEDTNIGCGNITANYDGEKKHRTVIGSGVRTGSNTVFVAPVTVGDGAYSGAGAVIRKDVPAGALALSMAAQRNAEGWVAANRPGTLSAELAEAAAAREGRTDSANSPASTEEG, from the coding sequence GTGAGCCCCGAGAAATCCGGCCCAGCCGCCGTTATCGTCCTAGCTGCAGGTGCCGGTACCCGGATGAAATCCCGTACCCCCAAGATCCTCCACGAAATCGGCGGCCGTTCCATGGTGGGCCACGCCCTCCTGGCCGCCCGCAGCATCAGCCCCCAGCGCCTGGCCCTGGTGGTCCGGCACGAGCGCGACCGCGTCGCAGCCCACCTCACCGAACTCGATCCGGACGCCCTGATCGTGGACCAGGACGAGGTGCCCGGCACCGGACGCGCTGTCGAGGTTGCCCTCGAAGCACTTGACGCCAAGGAGCCGATTGCCGGAACCGTCGTGGTCACCTACGGCGATGTCCCGCTGCTCACCGGTGAAATGCTCTCCGAGCTGGTGTCCACCCACGAGCGCGAGGGCAACGCGATCACGGTGCTCACCGCGATCCTGGACGACGCCACCGGTTACGGCCGCATTCTCCGCGGCGACGACGGTACCGTGACCGGTATCCGCGAGCACAAGGACGCCACCGACGCCGAGCGTGCGATCCGCGAGATCAACTCCGGCATCTACGCCTTTGACGCTGCCGTCCTCCGGGACGCCCTCCGCCACGTCACCACCGACAACTCGCAGGGCGAAAAGTACCTGACCGACGTCCTCGGGCTGGCCCGCGAGGCAGGCGGCCGCGTGGCCGCCGTCGTCACCGCCGACCGCTGGCAGGTGGAAGGCGCCAACGACCGCGTCCAGCTCGCCGCCCTCGGCGCGGAGCACAACCGCCGGATCGTGGAAGCCTGGATGCGCGCCGGTGTTACCGTCGTCGACCCCGCCACCACCTGGATCGACTCCACGGTGACCCTGGCGGAGGACGTCCGGATCCTGCCCAACACCCAGCTGCACGGCGCCACCACGGTGGCGCGGGACGCCGTCGTCGGCCCCGACTCAACACTGACGGATGTCAGCATCGGGGAGGGCGCCAAGGTGACCCGCACCCACGGTTCCGGCGCGGAGATCGGCGCGGGAGCCAGCGTTGGACCGTTCACCTACCTGCGCCCGGGAACGGTCCTGGGCGAGACGGGCAAGATCGGCGCGTTCTACGAAACCAAGAACGTCAGGATTGGCCGCGGCTCCAAGCTGTCCCACCTGGGCTACGCCGGGGACGCCGAAATCGGCGAGGACACCAACATCGGCTGCGGCAACATCACCGCGAACTACGACGGCGAGAAGAAGCACCGCACGGTGATCGGCTCGGGCGTGCGCACCGGCTCCAACACAGTATTCGTCGCTCCGGTCACGGTGGGGGACGGTGCCTACAGCGGCGCCGGAGCCGTGATCCGCAAGGACGTGCCCGCCGGGGCCCTGGCGCTGTCCATGGCAGCACAGCGCAACGCCGAAGGCTGGGTCGCCGCCAACCGTCCCGGCACGCTGTCCGCGGAACTGGCAGAAGCCGCCGCCGCCCGCGAAGGCCGCACTGATTCCGCAAATTCCCCCGCATCTACAGAAGAGGGCTAG
- a CDS encoding ribose-phosphate diphosphokinase: protein MTEITAHGEKKLVLAAGRAHPELAREIAKELGTELLPVDAYDFANGEIYVRAGESVRGTDAFVIQAHPAPLNNWLMEQLIMIDSLKRASAKRITVVSPFYPYSRQDKKGRGREPISARLVADMYKTAGADRIMSVDLHTSQIQGFFDGPVDHLMAIPLLADYIRTRVSADNITVVSPDTGRVRVAEQWAERLGGAPLAFVHKSRDLTVPNQAVSKTVVGQIEGRTCVLIDDMIDTGGTISGAVQVLKNAGAKDVIIAATHAVFSDPAARRLSESGAREVVVTNTLPITADKRFPELTVLSIAPLIARAIREVFDDGSVTSLFDGNA, encoded by the coding sequence ATGACCGAAATTACGGCTCACGGCGAGAAGAAACTGGTGCTCGCCGCAGGGCGTGCACACCCGGAGCTTGCCCGGGAGATCGCCAAGGAGCTGGGCACGGAACTGCTGCCTGTGGACGCCTACGACTTCGCCAACGGCGAGATCTATGTTCGCGCCGGGGAGAGCGTCCGCGGCACCGACGCCTTCGTCATCCAGGCGCACCCCGCACCGCTGAACAACTGGCTCATGGAACAGCTGATCATGATTGATTCGCTGAAGCGTGCCTCCGCCAAGCGGATCACCGTGGTGTCGCCGTTCTACCCGTACTCGCGCCAGGACAAGAAGGGCCGCGGCCGCGAGCCGATCTCCGCGCGCCTCGTGGCCGACATGTACAAGACGGCCGGCGCCGACCGCATCATGAGCGTGGACCTGCACACCTCCCAGATCCAGGGCTTCTTCGACGGGCCGGTGGACCACCTCATGGCCATCCCGCTGCTGGCAGACTACATCCGCACCCGCGTCAGCGCCGACAACATCACCGTGGTCTCGCCGGACACCGGCCGCGTGCGCGTGGCTGAACAGTGGGCCGAACGCCTCGGCGGCGCGCCGCTGGCATTCGTCCACAAGAGCCGCGACCTGACCGTGCCCAACCAGGCCGTGTCCAAGACTGTGGTGGGCCAGATCGAGGGCCGCACCTGTGTGCTCATCGACGACATGATCGACACCGGCGGAACCATCTCCGGCGCCGTTCAGGTGCTCAAGAACGCCGGCGCCAAGGACGTCATCATCGCCGCCACGCACGCGGTGTTCTCCGATCCCGCCGCCCGGCGCCTCTCCGAGTCCGGCGCCCGCGAAGTGGTGGTCACCAACACGCTGCCCATCACCGCGGACAAGCGTTTCCCCGAGCTCACCGTGCTGTCCATCGCGCCGCTCATCGCCCGGGCCATCCGGGAAGTGTTCGACGACGGATCGGTCACCAGCCTTTTCGACGGCAACGCCTAA
- a CDS encoding 50S ribosomal protein L25/general stress protein Ctc → MSEQKLAAEARTEFGKGFARRARAAGQIPAVIYGHGAEPIHITLPAKATTLAVRTANALLSLDLNGEGHLALVKDVQRDPIKQIIEHIDLLTVRQGEKVTVDVPVHVVGETAPGTVHNLELTVVSLEAEATHLPESVEVNIEGRAAGEHIHASDLVLPKGAVLLADAEALVVNISEATAQAEEGEAEEAAAEAAPAEAAAAE, encoded by the coding sequence ATGTCTGAGCAGAAGCTCGCAGCAGAAGCACGCACCGAATTCGGCAAGGGCTTCGCCCGCCGCGCCCGCGCCGCCGGCCAGATCCCCGCTGTGATCTACGGCCACGGCGCTGAGCCCATCCACATCACGCTGCCAGCCAAGGCCACCACCCTCGCGGTGCGCACCGCCAACGCCCTGCTGTCCCTCGACCTCAACGGTGAAGGCCACCTGGCCCTCGTCAAGGACGTCCAGCGCGACCCGATCAAGCAGATCATCGAGCACATCGACCTCCTGACCGTGCGCCAGGGCGAGAAGGTCACCGTGGACGTTCCCGTGCACGTCGTGGGCGAAACCGCTCCCGGCACCGTGCACAACCTCGAACTGACCGTCGTCTCCCTCGAGGCAGAGGCAACCCACCTGCCCGAGTCCGTCGAGGTGAACATCGAGGGCCGCGCCGCCGGCGAGCACATCCACGCCTCCGACCTCGTGCTCCCCAAGGGCGCTGTCCTGCTGGCCGACGCCGAGGCCCTGGTCGTCAACATCTCCGAGGCCACGGCACAGGCCGAAGAGGGCGAAGCAGAGGAAGCCGCAGCAGAAGCTGCTCCGGCCGAAGCAGCTGCTGCCGAGTAA
- the pth gene encoding aminoacyl-tRNA hydrolase — translation MTDTWLIVGLGNPGPEYSGNRHNVGQMVLDGLAGRIGGKFKAHKARAAVLESRLGIGGPRVVLAKPGTYMNVSGGPVSALARFYDVEPSRVVAVHDEIDIPFNTVKLKIGGGEGGHNGLRDISKALATKDYLRVRVGVGRPPGRMDTADYVLRDFGTAERKELPFLLDDAADAVELLVREGLTAAQQQFHTAKV, via the coding sequence ATGACTGACACCTGGCTGATCGTAGGCCTTGGCAACCCCGGACCCGAGTACAGCGGCAACCGGCACAACGTCGGCCAGATGGTGCTCGACGGGCTGGCCGGGCGCATTGGCGGCAAGTTCAAGGCGCACAAGGCCAGGGCCGCCGTCCTTGAAAGCCGGCTGGGGATCGGCGGCCCCCGCGTGGTGCTGGCGAAGCCCGGTACCTACATGAACGTCTCCGGCGGACCGGTGTCGGCGCTTGCCAGGTTTTACGACGTCGAGCCGTCCCGCGTCGTGGCCGTCCATGACGAGATCGACATTCCCTTTAATACGGTGAAGCTGAAGATCGGCGGCGGCGAGGGAGGGCACAACGGCCTCCGGGACATCTCCAAAGCCCTCGCCACCAAGGATTACCTCCGCGTCCGGGTGGGAGTCGGCCGGCCACCGGGCCGGATGGACACCGCCGACTACGTGCTGCGGGACTTCGGCACTGCCGAAAGGAAGGAACTGCCCTTCCTGCTCGATGACGCCGCCGACGCCGTCGAGCTCCTGGTCAGGGAGGGCCTGACGGCCGCACAGCAGCAGTTCCACACCGCCAAGGTGTAG